In the Centroberyx gerrardi isolate f3 chromosome 9, fCenGer3.hap1.cur.20231027, whole genome shotgun sequence genome, one interval contains:
- the xpr1a gene encoding xenotropic and polytropic retrovirus receptor 1a isoform X1 → MKFAEHLSSHITPEWRKQYLQYEAFKDMLYAAQDQAPSIEVTDEDTVKRYYAKFEEKFFQTCEKELLKINTFYSEKLAEAQRRFATLQNELQSSLDAQRESNAPPGLRKRKTVFHLSQEERCKHRNIKDLQLAFSEFYLSLILLQNYQNLNFTGFRKILKKHDKILDTPRGADWRVAHVEVAPFYTCKKITQLISETEALVTTELEGGDRQRAMKRLRVPPLGAAQPALAWTTFRVGLYCGVFIVLAISFILTGVVFIRYENMWPLVRIYRGGFLLIQFLFLLGINTYGWRQAGVNHVLIFEINPRNNLSHQHLFEIAGFLGVLWCMSIMSCLYSDYTYLPMQINPLILYGFMLLFLLNPFKTCYYKSRFWLLKLLFRVFTAPFHRVEFADFWLADQLNSLVIVLMDLEYLICFYIFELQWSNSKGLLPSFKDDYVCHSYSYGVRAIIQCLPAWFRFVQCLRRYRDTKRAFPHLVNAGKYSTTFFVVTFSALYATHREQGHTDADMFFYLLIVFSAISSLYTLIWDLRMDWGLFDRGAGENTFLREEIVYPHKAYYYCAIIEDVILRFAWTIQISLTTMTSIHSVSDIVATVLAPLEVFRRFVWNFFRLENEHLNNCGEFRAVRDISVAPLNADDQTLLEQMMDHEDGVRNRSGKKTWKRSYSLSLRRPLLSSSQSKKDTKVLIEDTDDEAFS, encoded by the exons tCACAGATGAAGACACGGTGAAGAGATACTACGCCAAGTTCGAGGAGAAGTTTTTCCAGACCTGCGAGAAGGAGCTCTTGAAAATCAACACATTCTACTCAg AAAAGCTTGCTGAAGCCCAGAGGCGTTTCGCCACGCTGCAGAATGAGCTGCAGTCTTCCCTGGACGCTCAGCGCGAGAGCAACGCTCCGCCCGGCCTGCGCAAACGCAAGACGGTGTTCCACCTGTCGCAGGAGGAGCGCTGCAAACACCGCAACATCAAGGACCTGCAGCTGGCCTTCAGCGAGTTCTACCTCAGCCTCATCCTGCTCCAGAACTACCAG AACCTGAACTTCACTGGTTTCCGTAAGATCCTGAAGAAGCATGACAAGATCCTGGACACTCCTCGCGGGGCCGACTGGCGTGTGGCTCACGTGGAGGTGGCACCTTTCTACACCTGCAAGAAGATCACACAGCTCATCTCTGAAAcagag gcCCTGGTGACCACAGAGCTGGAGGGAGGAGATCGTCAGAGGGCCATGAAGAGGCTGAGAGTTCCTCCACTGGGGGCAGCACAG CCTGCTTTGGCCTGGACAACCTTCCGTGTGGGTCTCTACTGCGGCGTCTTTATCGTCCTCGCCATCTCCTTCATTCTCACTG GTGTTGTGTTCATCCGctacgagaacatgtggcctcTGGTGCGGATCTACCGGGGCGGTTTCCTGTTGATCCAGTTCCTCTTCCTGTTGGGCATCAACACCTACGGATGGAGGCAGGCCGGAGTCAACCATGTCCTCATCTTCGAGATCAACCCCCGAAACAACCTCTCACACCAACACCTGTTTGAG atTGCTGGTTTCctgggtgtgttgtggtgtATGAGCATCATGTCCTGTCTGTACTCGGACTACACCTACCTGCCCATGCAGATCAACCCTCTCATCCTGTACGGCTTCatgctgctcttcctcctcaaccCCTTCAAGACCTGCTACTACAAGTCTCGCTTCTGGCTCCTCAAGCTGCTG TTTCGTGTTTTCACAGCTCCATTTCACCGGGTGGAGTTCGCAGACTTCTGGCTGGCTGATCAGCTCAACTCTCTGGTGATCGTTCTGATGGATCTGGAGTATCTCATCTGCTTCTACATCTTCGAACTGCAGTGGAGCAACAGCAAGGGCCTGCTGCCCAGCTTCAAAG ATGACTACGTGTGCCACAGCTACTCATACGGAGTGCGGGCCATCATCCAGTGTCTGCCCGCCTGGTTCCGCTTCGTCCAGTGTCTGAGGCGTTACCGTGACACCAAGAGGGCCTTCCCTCACCTGGTGAATGCTGGGAAATATTCAACAACCTTCTTTGTCGTCACCTTCTCGGCGCTCTACGCTACGCACAGAG AGCAAGGACACACGGATGCCGACATGTTCTTCTACCTGCTGATCGTGTTCTCGGCCATCAGCTCCCTGTACACACTGATCTGGGATCTGCGCATGGACTGGGGTCTGTTTGACCGTGGAGCTGGGGAAAACACCTTCCTCAGAGAAGAGATTGTCTACCCACACAAG GCGTACTACTACTGTGCCATCATAGAGGATGTGATCCTGCGTTTTGCCTGGACTATCCAGATCTCTCTGACCACCATGACCAGCATCCACTCTGTGAGCGACATCGTAGCCACCGTGCTGGCTCCCCTGGAGGTCTTCAG gcGTTTTGTGTGGAACTTCTTCCGTCTGGAGAACGAACACCTGAATAACTGCGGTGAGTTCCGTGCTGTGAGGGATATCTCTGTGGCGCCGCTCAACGCCGACGACCAGACGCTGCTGGAGCAGATGATGGACCACGAGGATGGAGTCCGGAACCGCTCAGGCAAGAAGACCTGGAAGAGGTCCTACAGCCTGTCGCTCCGACGCCCCCTGCTGTCCTCCTCACA ATCCAAGAAGGACACAAAGGTGCTAATTGAAGACACGGATGATGAGGCCTTCAGCTGA
- the xpr1a gene encoding xenotropic and polytropic retrovirus receptor 1a isoform X2, protein MKFAEHLSSHITPEWRKQYLQYEAFKDMLYAAQDQAPSIEVTDEDTVKRYYAKFEEKFFQTCEKELLKINTFYSEKLAEAQRRFATLQNELQSSLDAQRESNAPPGLRKRKTVFHLSQEERCKHRNIKDLQLAFSEFYLSLILLQNYQNLNFTGFRKILKKHDKILDTPRGADWRVAHVEVAPFYTCKKITQLISETEALVTTELEGGDRQRAMKRLRVPPLGAAQPALAWTTFRVGLYCGVFIVLAISFILTGVVFIRYENMWPLVRIYRGGFLLIQFLFLLGINTYGWRQAGVNHVLIFEINPRNNLSHQHLFEIAGFLGVLWCMSIMSCLYSDYTYLPMQINPLILYGFMLLFLLNPFKTCYYKSRFWLLKLLFRVFTAPFHRVEFADFWLADQLNSLVIVLMDLEYLICFYIFELQWSNSKGLLPSFKEQGHTDADMFFYLLIVFSAISSLYTLIWDLRMDWGLFDRGAGENTFLREEIVYPHKAYYYCAIIEDVILRFAWTIQISLTTMTSIHSVSDIVATVLAPLEVFRRFVWNFFRLENEHLNNCGEFRAVRDISVAPLNADDQTLLEQMMDHEDGVRNRSGKKTWKRSYSLSLRRPLLSSSQSKKDTKVLIEDTDDEAFS, encoded by the exons tCACAGATGAAGACACGGTGAAGAGATACTACGCCAAGTTCGAGGAGAAGTTTTTCCAGACCTGCGAGAAGGAGCTCTTGAAAATCAACACATTCTACTCAg AAAAGCTTGCTGAAGCCCAGAGGCGTTTCGCCACGCTGCAGAATGAGCTGCAGTCTTCCCTGGACGCTCAGCGCGAGAGCAACGCTCCGCCCGGCCTGCGCAAACGCAAGACGGTGTTCCACCTGTCGCAGGAGGAGCGCTGCAAACACCGCAACATCAAGGACCTGCAGCTGGCCTTCAGCGAGTTCTACCTCAGCCTCATCCTGCTCCAGAACTACCAG AACCTGAACTTCACTGGTTTCCGTAAGATCCTGAAGAAGCATGACAAGATCCTGGACACTCCTCGCGGGGCCGACTGGCGTGTGGCTCACGTGGAGGTGGCACCTTTCTACACCTGCAAGAAGATCACACAGCTCATCTCTGAAAcagag gcCCTGGTGACCACAGAGCTGGAGGGAGGAGATCGTCAGAGGGCCATGAAGAGGCTGAGAGTTCCTCCACTGGGGGCAGCACAG CCTGCTTTGGCCTGGACAACCTTCCGTGTGGGTCTCTACTGCGGCGTCTTTATCGTCCTCGCCATCTCCTTCATTCTCACTG GTGTTGTGTTCATCCGctacgagaacatgtggcctcTGGTGCGGATCTACCGGGGCGGTTTCCTGTTGATCCAGTTCCTCTTCCTGTTGGGCATCAACACCTACGGATGGAGGCAGGCCGGAGTCAACCATGTCCTCATCTTCGAGATCAACCCCCGAAACAACCTCTCACACCAACACCTGTTTGAG atTGCTGGTTTCctgggtgtgttgtggtgtATGAGCATCATGTCCTGTCTGTACTCGGACTACACCTACCTGCCCATGCAGATCAACCCTCTCATCCTGTACGGCTTCatgctgctcttcctcctcaaccCCTTCAAGACCTGCTACTACAAGTCTCGCTTCTGGCTCCTCAAGCTGCTG TTTCGTGTTTTCACAGCTCCATTTCACCGGGTGGAGTTCGCAGACTTCTGGCTGGCTGATCAGCTCAACTCTCTGGTGATCGTTCTGATGGATCTGGAGTATCTCATCTGCTTCTACATCTTCGAACTGCAGTGGAGCAACAGCAAGGGCCTGCTGCCCAGCTTCAAAG AGCAAGGACACACGGATGCCGACATGTTCTTCTACCTGCTGATCGTGTTCTCGGCCATCAGCTCCCTGTACACACTGATCTGGGATCTGCGCATGGACTGGGGTCTGTTTGACCGTGGAGCTGGGGAAAACACCTTCCTCAGAGAAGAGATTGTCTACCCACACAAG GCGTACTACTACTGTGCCATCATAGAGGATGTGATCCTGCGTTTTGCCTGGACTATCCAGATCTCTCTGACCACCATGACCAGCATCCACTCTGTGAGCGACATCGTAGCCACCGTGCTGGCTCCCCTGGAGGTCTTCAG gcGTTTTGTGTGGAACTTCTTCCGTCTGGAGAACGAACACCTGAATAACTGCGGTGAGTTCCGTGCTGTGAGGGATATCTCTGTGGCGCCGCTCAACGCCGACGACCAGACGCTGCTGGAGCAGATGATGGACCACGAGGATGGAGTCCGGAACCGCTCAGGCAAGAAGACCTGGAAGAGGTCCTACAGCCTGTCGCTCCGACGCCCCCTGCTGTCCTCCTCACA ATCCAAGAAGGACACAAAGGTGCTAATTGAAGACACGGATGATGAGGCCTTCAGCTGA